The Bacteroidota bacterium genome contains the following window.
CCAACCGCGCCAATGCAAAGCTGCGGCTCAATGATTATGAGGGAGCATTGCAGGATTACAACAAGGCGGCAGAACTTCATCCCACTTCTTCGGTGCTTTGCAGCAGAGGAACCATTCAGCTTAAAGTAAAAAATTACAACGCTGCCCTCAATGATTTTAATGCCGCCCTTGCTCTTAACCCCAATCTTATCAGAGCCTGGGCAAAAAGAAGCAAAGTAAAAATAAGAATGAAGGATTTTGCTGGCGCCTTAGATGATATTACCCGTGCCATTGAATTAAAACCCGATGATGACAGTTATTATTTGCAAAGGGGAATGACGCTATTCAAACTTGGTAATAGAGACGATGCCATTACCGATTTTAATAAAGCCATAGAGTTGGATCCCGAAAACGGAATTGTTTATTGCCGCAGAGCATCCACCCATCATGTACTCGGCAATAAAAATGCCGCCCTTTTTGATTTAATAAAAGCCGCTGAACTCGGATACAAACGCGCAAATGTTCTGTTCGATGAGTTATACAATGAGATACCTGTTTATATAATCAAGAGCAAAGCAGGGCTGCGTTAATACAATATGGCTGCTAGGAATTTTTACACCCGAAAACCGCAAGGTGAAATACTGATGAGAAAAATATATACCTTTCGCAAACGTTAGCGCACATAAACCAAAACCCAACCGCCATGAACACCCTGAAAAAAACAACGCTGCTGTTAAGCGCGCTCACCATTTTATCTTCCTGCATTACCACCTCCACCGCCCGCCTTCAGCCCTCAGCCGGCAGCAATGATATGGAAGTGTTTATGACCACCCTGCCCGCCAAACCGTATGACGAAATCAGTTACATCGAAGCCAGCGGAAGCATCTTTCACACGCAAAAAGCATTGCTCCGGAAACTGAAACAAAGAGCAGCCAAAGAAGGAGCAGACGCTCTGATACAGGTAACGTTCAGCTACATTCCCTGGGCGCTGATGAGCATTCCAACAGTTGAAGGCGTTGCCATCAAATACAAAAAATAAATGATTGACACAACTAAACTCAAACAACTTCTTGAAGAAAAGGATTTGACAACGCAACAACTGTGCGTGCTTTCTAAACTGAGCCTCTCAACCATCAGGCATATACTAAAGGGAAAAAGTAAAAACCCGGACAAAGACACGGTGAAAAAAATAGCCATTGCATTGCAGGTAACTATTGATGAAATAACGAAATGACAGACAAAAACTTTGCATCTTTGCAATAGCAATGAAACAGTTTTTTCTCCTTCTGTTTTTGTTTTCCGCGCTTTGCTGCCATGCCTCGGCAGGAAACGCAAACGATGAACTGTTTTTTATCCTTGCCCTGATTGCAGTAATGTTGTTCATCTTACTGCTTCTTTATGCCATTGATTTTTTCAGAAAGATAAGCAAGGAGCGTAAAGAGAAAAAATTGCTGCCTGCCAGTGAAACGAATAGTAACGATGAATAAGGAACAAAGAGCCTTTTTGCACTTCTCTCTGCTTTCTACTCTTTGCCTGTATTTCAAGATGCCCTCATACAATTAACAATCTTCACCGCCTCTTTCGCTTCTTTCACATCATGCACTCTGAGAATGTTTGCTCCGTTCATTAATGCAATGGTGTTGGCAGCGGTGGTTCCGTTAGCCCCCCTGCCCCCCGAAGGGGGGGGACTTGAGCGTGCATTCCTCTCCCCTTTGGGGAGAGAAGGAGAGGGGTCTGTTGCGTTACTTATCATTGATTTTCTTGAAAGCCCCGCAAGGATTGGCAAACCAAATTCTTTGAACTGGGCAAGATGTTTAAGCAGCGTGTAGTTATGCTCAAGAGTTTTTCCAAATCCAAATCCAACGTCAATTATTAATCTTCCATCCTTCCATCCTTCCAATATTCCAATCTTCTCTTTGAAGTATTCCTTCACTTCTTTCACCACATCTTTGTAGTGTGGATTCTTCTGCATCGTCTGCGGTGTTCCTTGTATGTGCATTAATACATACGGCACATTTAATTTAGCAATTGTCTCAAACATTTTGGTTTCCGGTTTACGGTTTACCCCGTTGGAATTATTTCCTACGGGGTTTCCGGTCTCCGGTTGGTTGGCTGTTGAACCGTAGACCGTAGACTGTAAACCGTAAAACATAAACCCGCTTCCTCCCGAAACGTCATTAATCATATCAGCTCCGGCATTCACGGCTTCTTCAGCAACTTTGCTTCTGAATGTGTCGGCAGAAATAATTACATCAGCAAATTTTTTTCGCACAAGTTGAATTGCCGGAATCAATCTTTTTAATTCTTCTTCTTCCGAAACTTCTTTGGCATTGGGTCGGGTAGAGCAGGCGCCAATGTCAACGATATCTGCCCCTTCAAAAACCATCTTTTCTACGTGAGAAAGTAAAGCCCCCTCCCCAGCCCTCCCCCCAAGGGAGAGGGAGAAATAATTTCCTCCATCGTAAAAAGAATCGGGAGTAACGTTGAGAATTCCCATTACGGCAGGAGAGGAGAGGTCGAGTATCTTGTTTTTAAATTGAAGATTCATGTTTTTAAAACTCTAAACTCTAATTTCGAAATCCTAAACAAATTCTAAATTCAAATCTTTAAACTTTTAAACAATGTTTTTGATATTTGAATTTTAATATTGAGATTTGTTTAGAGTTTAGGATTTAGAATTTCGGATTTACTTTACTAAAAAGTTTAACTTTGTGCAACTGAATTATCTATGTCAAAAACCAGCCAGCAGTTTGATTCTGTCGTAAAGCAGTGCAAAGATATTTTCATTAAAAAGATGCTTGATTATGGTTCTGCATGGCGTGTGATGCGCACTCCGAGCATTGTTGACCAGATTTTTATCAAGACCCAGCGCATCCGCACCATTGATGATAAAGGTACTCAAAAAGTAAAAGAGGATATTGGCTCTGATTACATCGGCATTGTCAATTATTCCATCATCGGTTTGATTCAGATTGAACTCATTAATGACACACAGCATGAAATCTCGGTAGAAGAAGCAGGCAAGATGTTTGATAAATTCTCTAACCTGGCGAAAGCACTCATGGAAAATAAAAATCACGATTACGGAGAAGCGTGGCGCGATATGCGGATAAGTTCATTTGCGGATTTGATATTGGTAAAACTACTTCGTATGCGTCAGATAGAAGATCATAACGGCAAAACATTAATCTCTGAAGGAATTGATGCGAATTATTTAGACACAATGAACTACGCGATTTTTGCGTTGATAAAACTGGAAGAAAAGAAAAATCAAACTGCATAATGGTTTACGGTCTACTGTTTACAGTTTACCCCGTTGGAATTATTTCCTACGGGGTTTACGGTTAAATACAAAAGACAATGGCAACATTTAAAAGATTCGAAGACATAGAAGCTTGGCAACTTGCTCGAGAAATTTCTAAGGAAGTTTACCAACTTTCAAGGGTTGGAGATTTTACTAAGGATTTTGAATTAAGAGGACAAGCGCGTGCTTCTTCTGGTTCGATGATGGATAACATAGCAGAAGGTTTTGACAGAGGAAGTAAGAATGAGTTTGTTCAGTTTCTCACAATTGGGAAAGGTTCCGCAGGAGAATTAAAATCTCAATTATACAGGTCATTAGATAATCAATATATTTCTCAAATTGAATTTGAAAACCTTTATAACAAAACTGATAAGTATAGTAAAATGGTTGCTGGATTAATTTCTTATTTGAATCAGTCCAATATCAAAGGACAAAAATTTAAAGACAGAGTGAATTAACCGTAGACCAAAGACTGTAAACCGTAAACCCTATGAAGATCGTTATACAACTTTGCAGAATTCTGGTTGGAGTGCTGTTTATTTTTTCCGGACTCATCAAAGCAAACGACCCGCTGGGGTTTGCTTACAAACTAAATGAATACTGGGAAGTGTTTGGAACAGCGTGGATGACACCATTCTCGCTTTTTATTTCCATTTTCATGTGCGCCATTGAAGTTCTTCTCGGATTTATGCTTCTCATCGGCTCAAAAATTAAATTCACGCTCTGGCTTTTATTTCTCATGATTTTGTTTTTTGCCTTTCTGAATTTCTATTCAGGATATTTTGATGCTGTGCGCGAATGCGGATGTTTTGGCGATGCAATCAAAATGACTCCCTGGCAGGAATTTGTAAATAATTGCGTTATGCTTGTGATGACGGTATTTATGTTCATTGGGAAAGACCATATCCGACCTATTTTCTCCGGAAGAATTGAAAAAACAATGTTGATTATTTTCACTATCTCTTCATTCGGATTTCCGCTTTACACGTACAATTATCTTCCCATAAAAGATTTTCGCCCTTATGCCATTGGAAAGAATATTCAGGAAGGAATGAAACTACCGCCAGGTGCGAAAACAGACAGCATTCAAATGGTTTTCATTTATGAAAAGGACGGCAAACAAATTGAACTCACACCCGAACAAATTAAAACAATTGACTCCACTTACAAATATATTGACAGGAAAGATAAAGTGATTCGAGAAGGAGACAAACCCGCTATTCATGATTTTAGCATAACATCGGCTGACGGAAGTGATTACACGGAACAGATTCTGAATTACGATGGATATTATTTCTTCCTCGTTTGTTATGATTTGGAAAAAACCAACAAAAATGTTTTCGGAAAAATAAATGACTTCGCCCGGCTTTGCAGGCAAGACAGCGTTCCGATTATTGTTCTCACTTCTTCAGCAGAGTTGATTGAATCATTTAAAAAAGAAACAAGAACTGATATTGATTTTTATTTTTCTGACGGAACAACTTTAAAAACAATGATACGTTCCAATCCCGGTCTCATGCTTCTGAAAAAAGGAACTGTTGCAGATATGTGGCATTATCATTCGTTTCCATCATTCTCTGATGTAAAAGAAAAATACTTAAAATGATTTATCGGTGTAATCATGAATTTTAAATCTGTGTAATCAAATAAGATTTGTGGGAAGATTTATCACTAAAAGATTGTTCTATGGTTTCCTGGTAATGTGGGGAGTAATTTCAGTCGTATTTTTTCTTTTCAACATTCTGCCTGGCGACCCCGCGCGCGTGATGGTTGGACAAAGCGCAACGAAAGAGCAGATAGATGCCATTCACAGGGATATTGGAAGCGACAAACCGGTATTGGTTCAGTACCTTCTTTACTTAAATGACATTTCTCCATTATCAATCCACGAAACAAAAAATACGGAAAGTTCTTTTTTCTTAAATGAAAAAAAATACACTTCTGTCATAAAACTTTTTCCTGTTTCTTCTTCTAAAGTATTTGTCTTGAAGACTCCTTACCTCAGGCGTTCTTATATTTCCAGAAGACCTGTTTCAGATATTCTTGCCGATACACTGCCTGAAACCGCTGTGCTTGCTTTTGCGGCAATGCTCATTGCTTCCGTCATTGGAATTCTTTTAGGCATTCTTGCAGCCGTGAGAAAAGGTACCTGGCTGGATACCGGTTCATTATTTTTTGCAGTGCTCGGAATGTCAGGACCCTCCTTCTATGTTGGATTAATAATGGCGATGACATTTGGTTATCTCTGGTCAAAAGAATTTCCTTTTCCTGCTGTCATTTTGGTGTTGTTTTTTGGCGGAGGAATTATCGGTTCTGGAATTGGAATTTATAAGAAAAAGAAAAAGCAGTTGCAGGGAAAACTTCGTGATTACATCATCCATAAATTTCTTTTGTATGGATTCATCGGGTTTGTGCTCTGGATGGCAGGATATTTAATCAATCTTGCCTATCATGTGATTCCATTTATTGACAGCTACATAATTTTCCCCGGCACGGGATTGAACAACGAAGGAAGTTTGTACATCATTGATGATTTTGGCGAAGAGCATCTTTCCATCAAAAATATTATTCTCCCTGCTATAACGCTCGGCATTCGCCCGCTTGCGATCATAGTTCAATTGACAAGAAGTTCATTACTGGATGTGCTTTCGCAGGATTATATTCGCACCGCTACAGCAAAAGGATTGAGTTATTACACCATTATTTTCAAACATGCGCTTAAAAATTCTTTGAACCCTGTTGTTACAGCTATCTCCGGCTGGTTTGCAGGACTCATGGCGGGTGCTGTGTTCGTTGAATATGTTTTCGGGTGGCGCGGCATCGGCTCTGAAATTGTAAATGCGCTTGACAAACAGGATTTACCCATCATCATGGGTGGAGTTCTGGTAATAGGATTTATTTATGTGATAATTAATATCACTGTAGATGTAGTGTATGGAATTCTGGATCCGAGAATCAGATTACAATGATTGTATAAATTTACATCAATAGACAATATATCGAATAAGAATTGTATATTCTAATTCATAAAAATCAGGGCTAAAGCCCGCACTGTATTTTGCATTATTAGCCACGACCTTAAGGTCGTGGCAACTGAAAAACGAAGAACAAACGGGCTTCAGCCCAACATAAACCCCGTAGGATATTGGATTTTATCCAACGGGGTAAACTCTTATTCGATATAAACTCCAATGAGAAAAAAAATAGTTGCAGGTAACTGGAAGATGAACAATACCCACAAGGAAGGGATGGAACTTCTTGTGGAATTGTTTGAATTATTGGAAAGAGAAGAATATCTTCTTGAAGGCACCGAAAAGAAACTTCCGGAAGTCGTTATCGCTCCCCCTTTTATTCTTCTTTCCGATGCTGCCGGATTAGTGCAGGCATGGGAAACAAAAATTGCAGCGCAGAATTGCTCATCAGAAAACAATGGAGCTTACACAGGAGAAGTTTCCGCTTCTATGCTCAAATCAATTAATATTGATTATGTAATCATCGGGCATTCCGAGCGAAGAAATTATTTTAATGAAACAAATCAAATTGCAGCCAAGAAGATTTCGCTCGCTCTTGAAAATAATATATCTGTGATTTGCTGTATTGGTGAAACTCTTTCTGAAAGAGAATCGGGAAAGCAATTTCAAGTTATCACTCACCAGTTGGAAGAATGCTTGTTTCATTTGAGCAATGATCAAATGATAAAGAAAGCCCATCCCCAACCCTTCCCGAAGGGAAGGGAGCAAGAACAACAAGTCCTCCCCTTGGGGGAGGATTTAGATGGGGCCGCTGTTGTTATCGCCTATGAACCCGTGTGGGCAATTGGTACAGGAAAAAATGCAACTCCCGAGCTGGCGCAGGAAATGCACCACTACATCAGGTCTGTTATGTCTGGTAAATTCGGAAAAGAAATTTCAGATAGCATTTCTATTCTCTATGGCGGAAGCTGCAACCCGAAAAATGCGAAACTAATTTTTTCTCAACCCGATGTGGATGGTGGACTTATTGGAGGAGCTTCGCTCATCGCAAAAGATTTTGTGGAAGTGATTAAAGCTGCAATTTAATTTTTCGCCAACTCTTTTTTCTTTACAGAAATATTCGGCTCAGTGGCATGCCCGTTTTGTTTCTTATCAGGTTCCAAAAAAGGATAGCGGTAATCTGTTGGAGGAACAAAAAGTTCTTTAATAGTTCTTGGTGCAACCCAGCGCAAAAGATTAATCATGTGCCCTGCTTTATCGCAAGTGCCGGACGCTCTTGAACCACCGAATGGCTGCTGCCCGACCACTGCGCCTGTACATTTATCATTGATATAAAAATTTCCTGCCGCATGAACTAATTTTTTTTCAGCGAGAGTTATGGCTAATCTATCTTGTGCAATGATTGCGCCAGTAAGAGCATAAGGAGAAGTATTGTTCACAAGGTCAAGAGTTTTCTCGAATTTATTTTCGTCATATACATGAATAGTGAGCACAGGACCAAAAATTTCTTCGCACATGGTTCTGTATGCAGGATTTTTTGCCTGAATTATTGTTGGTTCAATAAAATATCCTTTGCTCTTGTCATAATTTCCACCGATAATAACCTGCGCGTCTTTTCTGTCTTTCTTCGCTCGGTCAATGTAGGATGCGATATTGTTGAAAGAAGTTTCATCTATCACCGCGTTAATGAAGTTTCCTAAATCTTCGGTCGGACCAACTTTCATAGATGCGATTTCATCGGTAAAAATCTTTTTGACTTCTTTCCAAAGATTAGAAGGGATGTATGCTCGTGAACAGGCAGAACATTTTTGCCCCTGAAATTCAAACGCGCCTCTCAATATTGCTGTTGCCAGAACCTTAGGGTCAGCAGATTTATGTCCGATGATAAAATCTTTTCCGCCTGTCTCCCCAACAATTCTTGGATAGGATTTATAGATGTGAATGTTCTCGCCAATTTTTTTCCAGATACTTCTGAAAACTTCTGTTGAACCGGTGAAATGAATTCCTCCGAAGTCAGGCGAGTTAAGAACCACATCGGCTGTTTCAGCGCCACCGCAATGAATCCAGTTGATAACACCATCTGGCAGTCCTGCTTTTCGGAAAACTTCCATCACGTAATAAGCAGAGAAAATAGCCGTGTTGGATTGCTTCCACACAATGGTGTTGCCCATCATGGCGCAGGAAGAAGTTAAGTTCAATCCAATTGCGGTGAAGTTAAACGGAGTGAGCGCCCAGATGAACCCTTCGAGCGGACGCCATTCCAAACGATTCCACATAGCAGAAGTTGAATCAACCTGCTGTGCGTAAATTTCGGTCATGTACTTTACATTGAAGCGCAAAAAATCAATGCTTTCGCAAGCAGAATCAATTTCTGCCTGATAAACATTTTTAGATTGTCCAAGCATGGTTGCTGCTACAATTTTATATCGGTAGGGTCCGGCAAGCAATTCAGCGGCTTTGAGAAAAATGGCAGCACGGTGCTCCCACGACATTTCAGCCCATTTCTTTTTTGCTTTCATGGCTGCGGCAATTGCTTGCTTCACGTGTGTTTTATCTCCTTTGTGATAATATCCTAAAATATGTTTGTGATCGTGAGGGCAGGTGAGGGCTACTTTTTTTCCTGTGCGCACTTCTTTATCTCCAATATACATGGGGATGTCAAGAACCTGCGAGCGCATTTCTTTAATAGTTTGTTTCAGTTTTTCTCTGTCAAGCGAACCCGGTTCAAACTGTTTAATGGGTTCGTTGACAGCGACTGGGATTTTGAATGTGCCGTTCATGATATAAATATTAGAAGCCCCTCTCCAACTCTCCCCGAAGGGGAGAGAGTTGCGCGTGAAAGTCCTCCCCTTCGGGGAGGATTTAGGTGGGGCTTGTGGTTTTTAGTTTAATCGTTGTGGTGCTATAAGTTTGAATTCAGGAATCTCTACATAAAATTTTTCTTTGTCAATGATGCGCATCATCTGGTAAATACCTTTCATCTTTCCCATATCAGTTACAAGATTGCAGGCAGATTCATATTCAAAAATTTCGTTTGGAGTCAGAACGGGCTGTTGGCCAACTACACCATCACCTTCCACAACCCGATGCTCACCGTTCGAATCAAAAATATTCCACTGCCTGCGAAGCAGTTGTACGGAATATTCGCTTCTGTTCTCTATGAGGATTTTGTAAGTAAAAAGAAAGTGCCGCATCTCGGGGCGGGAATGCATCGGCTGAAACTGAGTTCGTACCGTTATCTTTACTCCTTTGGTGATTTGTGTTACCATGCTACTAAATTACGAATTGGTACGAATGTACTAATAATCTATTTTATTACTTGTAGTTTTTTATTTAAAACATTCTTTCCGTCATTAGAATTTAAAAAATAAATTCCGCTTTTCACATCGCTTAAGTTCAAGATTCCTTGTGTATTGTACAAAGTTATAATAACTCTTCCTGTTATATCTGTAATTACTACATTCTTAATCTTAAAACTTGAACTTTGAAATTTGAACAAGCCGTCAGATGATGGGTTAGGATAAATATTTATTTCATTATTATTTTCCACAGAAAAATTTTCTGAAGAAGTAATAAGCGCACTCACATCGCAGATGTACGCATCCACGCTTGTGTCGCTTTGCATATTCAGCCGCCAGTTGCTGCCGAATAAAATTTTTGTTCCGGTTCTGTTTGCTGTTGCATGCGGTTCGGCAAAATAAACGCTATTGCCGGAATTGGGTGTTGTAGGAGAGAATCTTCGGCTGTGATGATGAGCAAACCGTTGAACAGAACCCGAACCATCCATCTTCAGCGCGAACACTTCATCTTCAAACGGAAGCCATGAGGCGCTGTCATCTGTTAATCTTCCCACATAATCAAACGTGCTCACATACACCCATCCGGGGCGCGACATGCTTCTGCAAGATTCATGTAAATCAAACTCCGGAGAAATACTGAGGAGGGAAATTTGATTTGTATCGGCAAGATTATATTTATTAATGTAAGTAAGATTTGAATCTCCATCGTATTTATCCATGATGAGCACCTCTATGCCATTGCTGTCCAATCCCAAATCGCTGTGACCGTAGCCGATAGGTTTCTGCCAGATAACATTAAACTGCTGGTCATACACTTCAACACCGTGAAAGGGACCCACTGTTTCATCTGCATAATCTACCACCACAAAATTTCCGAGCGGAGAAATTGAAATCCAGTCGAACGAAGAAACTGTTGCGCTTACGTTTAGTGTGCTGATAACGGCATCGAGCATAACATCATAAACAAAAAAATCTATAGGGTTCCAATTCACATCGTAACCGCACATCGCGATGTATCTTCCATTATTGCTCATGTTTCCTTCAGCACGCGTGGAGATGTAAGCGTAATTGGAAAATGTATGCAGCGTTGTAACATTCAGACTTTGCTCATCAATCACATTGAAGTAATTATCCATTGTGAAATTAA
Protein-coding sequences here:
- a CDS encoding helix-turn-helix transcriptional regulator → MIDTTKLKQLLEEKDLTTQQLCVLSKLSLSTIRHILKGKSKNPDKDTVKKIAIALQVTIDEITK
- a CDS encoding dihydropteroate synthase, with the protein product MNLQFKNKILDLSSPAVMGILNVTPDSFYDGGNYFSLSLGGRAGEGALLSHVEKMVFEGADIVDIGACSTRPNAKEVSEEEELKRLIPAIQLVRKKFADVIISADTFRSKVAEEAVNAGADMINDVSGGSGFMFYGLQSTVYGSTANQPETGNPVGNNSNGVNRKPETKMFETIAKLNVPYVLMHIQGTPQTMQKNPHYKDVVKEVKEYFKEKIGILEGWKDGRLIIDVGFGFGKTLEHNYTLLKHLAQFKEFGLPILAGLSRKSMISNATDPSPSLPKGERNARSSPPPSGGRGANGTTAANTIALMNGANILRVHDVKEAKEAVKIVNCMRAS
- a CDS encoding DUF1599 domain-containing protein; protein product: MSKTSQQFDSVVKQCKDIFIKKMLDYGSAWRVMRTPSIVDQIFIKTQRIRTIDDKGTQKVKEDIGSDYIGIVNYSIIGLIQIELINDTQHEISVEEAGKMFDKFSNLAKALMENKNHDYGEAWRDMRISSFADLILVKLLRMRQIEDHNGKTLISEGIDANYLDTMNYAIFALIKLEEKKNQTA
- a CDS encoding four helix bundle protein; translation: MATFKRFEDIEAWQLAREISKEVYQLSRVGDFTKDFELRGQARASSGSMMDNIAEGFDRGSKNEFVQFLTIGKGSAGELKSQLYRSLDNQYISQIEFENLYNKTDKYSKMVAGLISYLNQSNIKGQKFKDRVN
- a CDS encoding DoxX family protein yields the protein MKIVIQLCRILVGVLFIFSGLIKANDPLGFAYKLNEYWEVFGTAWMTPFSLFISIFMCAIEVLLGFMLLIGSKIKFTLWLLFLMILFFAFLNFYSGYFDAVRECGCFGDAIKMTPWQEFVNNCVMLVMTVFMFIGKDHIRPIFSGRIEKTMLIIFTISSFGFPLYTYNYLPIKDFRPYAIGKNIQEGMKLPPGAKTDSIQMVFIYEKDGKQIELTPEQIKTIDSTYKYIDRKDKVIREGDKPAIHDFSITSADGSDYTEQILNYDGYYFFLVCYDLEKTNKNVFGKINDFARLCRQDSVPIIVLTSSAELIESFKKETRTDIDFYFSDGTTLKTMIRSNPGLMLLKKGTVADMWHYHSFPSFSDVKEKYLK
- a CDS encoding ABC transporter permease, with the protein product MGRFITKRLFYGFLVMWGVISVVFFLFNILPGDPARVMVGQSATKEQIDAIHRDIGSDKPVLVQYLLYLNDISPLSIHETKNTESSFFLNEKKYTSVIKLFPVSSSKVFVLKTPYLRRSYISRRPVSDILADTLPETAVLAFAAMLIASVIGILLGILAAVRKGTWLDTGSLFFAVLGMSGPSFYVGLIMAMTFGYLWSKEFPFPAVILVLFFGGGIIGSGIGIYKKKKKQLQGKLRDYIIHKFLLYGFIGFVLWMAGYLINLAYHVIPFIDSYIIFPGTGLNNEGSLYIIDDFGEEHLSIKNIILPAITLGIRPLAIIVQLTRSSLLDVLSQDYIRTATAKGLSYYTIIFKHALKNSLNPVVTAISGWFAGLMAGAVFVEYVFGWRGIGSEIVNALDKQDLPIIMGGVLVIGFIYVIINITVDVVYGILDPRIRLQ
- a CDS encoding triosephosphate isomerase, with the translated sequence MRKKIVAGNWKMNNTHKEGMELLVELFELLEREEYLLEGTEKKLPEVVIAPPFILLSDAAGLVQAWETKIAAQNCSSENNGAYTGEVSASMLKSINIDYVIIGHSERRNYFNETNQIAAKKISLALENNISVICCIGETLSERESGKQFQVITHQLEECLFHLSNDQMIKKAHPQPFPKGREQEQQVLPLGEDLDGAAVVIAYEPVWAIGTGKNATPELAQEMHHYIRSVMSGKFGKEISDSISILYGGSCNPKNAKLIFSQPDVDGGLIGGASLIAKDFVEVIKAAI
- the pruA gene encoding L-glutamate gamma-semialdehyde dehydrogenase, giving the protein MMNGTFKIPVAVNEPIKQFEPGSLDREKLKQTIKEMRSQVLDIPMYIGDKEVRTGKKVALTCPHDHKHILGYYHKGDKTHVKQAIAAAMKAKKKWAEMSWEHRAAIFLKAAELLAGPYRYKIVAATMLGQSKNVYQAEIDSACESIDFLRFNVKYMTEIYAQQVDSTSAMWNRLEWRPLEGFIWALTPFNFTAIGLNLTSSCAMMGNTIVWKQSNTAIFSAYYVMEVFRKAGLPDGVINWIHCGGAETADVVLNSPDFGGIHFTGSTEVFRSIWKKIGENIHIYKSYPRIVGETGGKDFIIGHKSADPKVLATAILRGAFEFQGQKCSACSRAYIPSNLWKEVKKIFTDEIASMKVGPTEDLGNFINAVIDETSFNNIASYIDRAKKDRKDAQVIIGGNYDKSKGYFIEPTIIQAKNPAYRTMCEEIFGPVLTIHVYDENKFEKTLDLVNNTSPYALTGAIIAQDRLAITLAEKKLVHAAGNFYINDKCTGAVVGQQPFGGSRASGTCDKAGHMINLLRWVAPRTIKELFVPPTDYRYPFLEPDKKQNGHATEPNISVKKKELAKN
- the apaG gene encoding Co2+/Mg2+ efflux protein ApaG, which encodes MVTQITKGVKITVRTQFQPMHSRPEMRHFLFTYKILIENRSEYSVQLLRRQWNIFDSNGEHRVVEGDGVVGQQPVLTPNEIFEYESACNLVTDMGKMKGIYQMMRIIDKEKFYVEIPEFKLIAPQRLN
- a CDS encoding T9SS type A sorting domain-containing protein, which gives rise to MKFFILSLFVFLLYNYSFTQPITNHNAIPQTNLSQPQRYVPYNDPMFNSTVVRISNALADNIEGTFPDYSKRQAWNSNESLMMLRSGNGDVLIYNGTTYQYIKTLPSSLTGVQDIFWHPANPLLINFTMDNYFNVIDEQSLNVTTLHTFSNYAYISTRAEGNMSNNGRYIAMCGYDVNWNPIDFFVYDVMLDAVISTLNVSATVSSFDWISISPLGNFVVVDYADETVGPFHGVEVYDQQFNVIWQKPIGYGHSDLGLDSNGIEVLIMDKYDGDSNLTYINKYNLADTNQISLLSISPEFDLHESCRSMSRPGWVYVSTFDYVGRLTDDSASWLPFEDEVFALKMDGSGSVQRFAHHHSRRFSPTTPNSGNSVYFAEPHATANRTGTKILFGSNWRLNMQSDTSVDAYICDVSALITSSENFSVENNNEINIYPNPSSDGLFKFQSSSFKIKNVVITDITGRVIITLYNTQGILNLSDVKSGIYFLNSNDGKNVLNKKLQVIK